One window of Novipirellula aureliae genomic DNA carries:
- the rpmE gene encoding 50S ribosomal protein L31: MKDGIHPKYQETTVTCGCGNTFTTRSVRTELKLDICNECHPFYTGKLKYVDTAGRIDKFQKKFAAGTYGSLQPAKGKKKTKK, from the coding sequence ATGAAAGACGGCATTCACCCAAAATACCAGGAGACTACGGTCACCTGTGGCTGTGGAAACACCTTCACAACTCGCAGTGTCCGGACCGAGCTGAAGCTTGACATTTGTAATGAGTGTCATCCGTTCTACACCGGTAAATTGAAGTATGTTGATACGGCTGGCCGGATTGACAAGTTCCAGAAGAAGTTTGCAGCGGGAACTTACGGCAGTTTGCAACCTGCTAAGGGCAAGAAGAAGACCAAAAAATAG